DNA sequence from the Pseudophryne corroboree isolate aPseCor3 chromosome 6, aPseCor3.hap2, whole genome shotgun sequence genome:
TTTCGAACTTTCCAATCAAGACTGTGAGTTAGAATGAATTATGCATTAATGTGGCTCGCTCCCCCTGAAATGGCGTCTTTCTACAAATCAGGACATTCTAGGCTCGTTAGCAGTTCACtctgggatttaaaaaaaaaaacttacgtaACCACTTGCACTTTTAAGCATTATAAGATGGTTCTACTTTGTACAATATCTTGTGATCAATAACATAATCCTGAGACAGTGACACTGAGCCTGTAGATATAATCTGAGTGACAGCTCAGCCTCGCCCTGTGTGCAGAATGTGACATGACTGGTTTCTGAGTGTCAGAGACTCTTTCATTTCTCTCTCCTGCTGCAgcgatggcgtctgctgatctgagacaggagctggactgttccatctgcctgagcatttatacagatcctgtaaccctgagatgtggccacaacttctgccgggtctgtattgatcgcgtgctggatacacaggaggggTCTGGAGCTTATAcctgtcctgactgcagagcaGAGTGTCAGGAGCGTCCTGCACTGATACGGAACATAACGCTGTGTAACATAGTGGGGAGTTTCCTGTCTACTTGgccagatcaggaggagactgggatcttctgcacttactgtgtggactctcctgtacctgctgctaaatcctgtctgctgtgtgaggcttctctgtgtgataaacacctgagagtacacagcaagtcagcagaacacgtcttatgtgatcccaccactgccctggggaacaggaaatgctctgTACATAAGAAGGTCCTGGAGTATTACTGCACTGAGGACGCTGCCTGTATCTGTGTGTCCTGCAGCTTGGCCGGAGAACACCGGGGCCATAAGGTGGAGATGATGGGTGAGGCCTCTAGGAAGAAAAAAGAAAAGCTGATAAATGTTCTGCAGAAACTGACCACAAAGAGAGCGGAGACTGAGAAAAGGGTCCAGAGTCTGCAGGAGCGCAGGAGAGAATATAAAGAAAAAACCGCAGGTGTAACAGAGAGAGTCACTGccctgtttagagacatcaggagacagctggaAGACCTGGAGAAAAGAGTCTTGAGTGATATCTCCATAAAAGAAGAGCGTGTCTCTATTTCAGTATCTTATTtgatccagcagctggaaataaagaaggacgagctgtccaggaagatgcgtcacattgaggagctgtgtaacatgtctgatccagtgactgtcttacaggaaccagacacaggggacttgtgtgatactgaggacacagagagacatTGCATaggagatctggatgtgggtctcATCTCAGGGACATTACACAGAGGATTATCTGATATAATAAAAGGTGTAAATACAGAGATCTATGTACCGGAGcctacagacatattactggatgtaaccacagctggtgataaTATAGAGATATCAGGTGACAGGAGAACTGCATCCAGGTCAGATATATACCAGAATCACCCAGTAACACCAGAGAGATTTCAGTGTCCTCAGGTAATAAGCACCAGGGGAttctcctcagggcgacattactgggaggtggatgtTAGTAAATCAGAGAGCTGGAGGGTGGGGATGTGTTACCCCAGTATAGGCAGGAGAGGACGTAAGTCATACATTGGGGATAATAACAAGTCCTGGTGTCTGTGGAGGATGAATACACTGTATTTTTTGCTAAATGGCAGTAAGCAGATCTGTGTCCCTGGCAATACCCCCTGTGACAGAGTGAGGGTATACCTGGATTATGAGGCAGGAAAGTTGTCCTTTTATGCTCTATGTGACTCTatcagacacttacacacctacAAGGTAAAGTTTACTGAGC
Encoded proteins:
- the LOC134935813 gene encoding E3 ubiquitin/ISG15 ligase TRIM25-like codes for the protein MASADLRQELDCSICLSIYTDPVTLRCGHNFCRVCIDRVLDTQEGSGAYTCPDCRAECQERPALIRNITLCNIVGSFLSTWPDQEETGIFCTYCVDSPVPAAKSCLLCEASLCDKHLRVHSKSAEHVLCDPTTALGNRKCSVHKKVLEYYCTEDAACICVSCSLAGEHRGHKVEMMGEASRKKKEKLINVLQKLTTKRAETEKRVQSLQERRREYKEKTAGVTERVTALFRDIRRQLEDLEKRVLSDISIKEERVSISVSYLIQQLEIKKDELSRKMRHIEELCNMSDPVTVLQEPDTGDLCDTEDTERHCIGDLDVGLISGTLHRGLSDIIKGVNTEIYVPEPTDILLDVTTAGDNIEISGDRRTASRSDIYQNHPVTPERFQCPQVISTRGFSSGRHYWEVDVSKSESWRVGMCYPSIGRRGRKSYIGDNNKSWCLWRMNTLYFLLNGSKQICVPGNTPCDRVRVYLDYEAGKLSFYALCDSIRHLHTYKVKFTEPLHAALFVAGGCIQISG